A DNA window from Pseudomonas resinovorans NBRC 106553 contains the following coding sequences:
- a CDS encoding acetoacetate--CoA ligase → MDQPLWTPSPLRIATTRMDAFRRQINQQQGLDLPDYPALHAWSLDRREDFWQAIVDFFDIRFSTPPSTVLEESGGMPGARWFSGATLNFAEHLLRRRDEQPALVAVGEDGSRVQLSYADLAAHVAGLQQRLKSAGVGVGDRVAAVMPNTWQTVVAMLATTSLGAVWSCCSPDFGTQGVIDRFGQIEPKVLFAAAGYRYAGKHFDQTTKLNEILQRMPWLEQLVVVPYSRAQARPADFTSRARVSLWNDCYQPGGEPRFTPVPFDQPLYILYSSGTTGVPKCIVHGVGGTLLQHVKEHGLHCDLTANDRLFYFTTCGWMMWNWLVSGLALGATLVLFDGSPFHPHAERLMDLIDAEDISIFGASAKYLAALEKVGAKPRRSHRLEHLKALLSTGSPLSHESFEYVYRDIKEELCLSSISGGTDIISCFALGNPVLPVWRGELQCKGLGMDVQVWNVDGKRVLGEKGELVCARHFPCMPLGFWNDPDGAKFKAAYFETFPGVWAHGDYAEETAHGGLVIHGRSDAVLNPGGVRIGTAEIYRQVEKVEQVLESIAIGQEWDGDVRVVLFVRLRDGVALDDSLRERIRQVIRANTTTRHVPAKIIAVADIPRTLSGKIVELAVRNVVHGRPVKNTDALANPQALELFRDLDELKR, encoded by the coding sequence ATGGATCAGCCGCTATGGACCCCCAGCCCGCTGCGAATCGCCACCACCCGCATGGATGCGTTCCGCCGCCAGATCAACCAGCAACAGGGCCTGGACCTGCCCGACTACCCTGCCCTGCACGCCTGGAGCCTGGATCGCCGCGAGGACTTCTGGCAGGCCATCGTCGATTTCTTCGACATCCGCTTCAGTACCCCGCCCAGCACCGTGCTCGAAGAAAGCGGGGGCATGCCCGGCGCCCGCTGGTTCAGCGGCGCCACCCTGAACTTCGCCGAGCACCTGTTGCGCCGTCGCGACGAGCAGCCGGCCCTGGTGGCCGTGGGCGAGGACGGCAGCCGCGTGCAGCTCAGCTACGCCGACCTGGCCGCCCATGTGGCGGGCCTGCAACAGCGCCTGAAGAGCGCTGGCGTGGGCGTCGGCGACCGGGTCGCGGCGGTGATGCCCAATACCTGGCAGACGGTGGTGGCCATGCTCGCCACCACCAGCCTGGGGGCTGTCTGGAGCTGCTGCTCGCCGGACTTCGGTACCCAGGGGGTGATCGACCGCTTCGGCCAGATCGAGCCGAAGGTGCTGTTCGCCGCCGCCGGCTACCGCTATGCCGGCAAGCACTTCGACCAGACCACCAAGCTCAATGAAATTCTCCAGCGCATGCCCTGGCTGGAGCAGCTGGTGGTGGTGCCCTACTCCCGCGCGCAAGCCCGCCCGGCAGACTTCACCAGCCGCGCCCGGGTCAGTTTGTGGAACGACTGCTACCAGCCCGGCGGCGAACCCCGGTTCACGCCGGTGCCTTTCGACCAGCCGCTGTACATCCTCTACTCCAGCGGCACCACCGGGGTGCCCAAGTGCATCGTCCACGGTGTCGGCGGCACCCTGTTGCAGCACGTCAAGGAGCATGGCCTGCACTGCGACCTGACGGCCAATGACCGGCTGTTCTACTTCACCACCTGCGGCTGGATGATGTGGAACTGGCTGGTGTCGGGCCTGGCCCTGGGCGCGACCCTGGTGCTCTTCGACGGCTCGCCCTTCCACCCCCACGCCGAGCGCCTCATGGACCTGATCGATGCCGAGGACATCAGTATCTTCGGTGCCAGCGCCAAGTACCTGGCCGCGCTGGAAAAGGTCGGCGCCAAGCCACGCCGGAGCCATCGCCTGGAACACCTGAAGGCCCTGCTGTCCACCGGTTCGCCGCTGTCCCACGAGAGCTTCGAGTACGTCTACCGCGACATCAAGGAAGAACTCTGCCTGTCGTCGATTTCCGGCGGCACCGACATCATTTCCTGTTTCGCCCTGGGCAACCCCGTGCTGCCGGTATGGCGTGGAGAGTTGCAGTGCAAGGGCCTGGGGATGGACGTGCAGGTGTGGAACGTGGACGGCAAGCGGGTGCTCGGCGAGAAAGGCGAACTGGTCTGCGCCCGCCACTTCCCGTGCATGCCTCTGGGCTTCTGGAACGATCCGGACGGGGCGAAATTCAAGGCCGCCTATTTCGAGACCTTCCCCGGCGTGTGGGCCCATGGCGACTACGCCGAGGAAACCGCCCACGGTGGCCTGGTGATCCACGGCCGCTCCGACGCCGTGCTCAACCCCGGCGGCGTGCGCATCGGCACCGCGGAAATCTATCGCCAGGTGGAGAAGGTGGAACAGGTGCTGGAGTCCATCGCCATCGGCCAGGAGTGGGACGGCGATGTACGGGTGGTGCTGTTCGTCCGCCTGCGTGACGGCGTGGCGCTAGACGACAGCCTGCGCGAGCGCATCCGCCAGGTGATCCGCGCCAATACCACCACGCGCCACGTGCCGGCGAAGATCATCGCCGTGGCCGACATCCCGCGCACCCTCAGCGGCAAGATCGTCGAGCTGGCGGTACGCAACGTGGTGCACGGCCGCCCGGTGAAGAACACCGATGCCCTGGCCAATCCCCAGGCCTTGGAGTTGTTCCGGGACCTTGATGAACTGAAACGCTGA
- a CDS encoding DJ-1/PfpI family protein has product MRIAVLTFEGFNELDSFVAAGLLNRLRGQGWQAEITAPAEFVTSMNGVRVQAQQPLEFANEADVVLFGSGILTRDIAKDRAILDRLRLDPQRQLIGSQCSGALLMARLGLLGNLPACTDLTTKPWVIEAGVKVLDQPFFASGNLATAGGCLASPYLAAWVIARLAGEDACATALHYVAPVGEKEAFVERAMGVIGPYL; this is encoded by the coding sequence ATGCGCATCGCCGTACTGACGTTCGAGGGCTTCAACGAGCTTGATTCCTTCGTAGCCGCCGGGCTGCTCAACCGCTTGCGCGGGCAGGGTTGGCAGGCGGAAATCACCGCGCCGGCCGAGTTCGTCACCTCGATGAACGGGGTGCGGGTCCAGGCCCAGCAGCCCCTGGAGTTCGCCAACGAGGCCGATGTGGTGCTGTTCGGCAGCGGCATCCTCACCCGTGATATCGCCAAGGATCGCGCCATTCTCGACCGCCTGCGCCTTGACCCGCAGCGCCAACTGATCGGTTCGCAATGTTCCGGTGCCCTGCTGATGGCCCGGCTCGGCCTGCTCGGCAACCTGCCGGCCTGCACCGACCTGACCACCAAGCCCTGGGTGATCGAGGCCGGGGTAAAGGTGCTGGACCAGCCGTTCTTCGCCAGCGGCAACCTGGCCACTGCCGGTGGTTGCCTGGCCTCGCCCTATCTCGCGGCCTGGGTGATCGCCAGGCTGGCCGGTGAGGACGCCTGCGCCACGGCGCTGCACTACGTGGCGCCGGTGGGGGAGAAGGAGGCGTTCGTCGAGCGGGCGATGGGGGTGATCGGGCCGTATCTGTAA
- a CDS encoding PilT/PilU family type 4a pilus ATPase has translation MDLSAMLKILASQDGSDLYLSTGAPPCAKFNGMLRPLSAEPLKAGDVARIAESIMDAEQRAEFDRELEMNLAISLPNIGRFRINIFRQRNEVSIVARNIKLDIPRFEDLKLPEVLLKMVMEKRGLVLFVGGTGSGKSTSLAALIDYRNRNVGGHIITIEDPVEYVHRHKKSIINQREVGVDTRSFHAALKNTLRQAPDVILIGEIRDRETMEHALAFADTGHLAISTLHANNANQALDRIINFFPEERRPQLLNDLGNNLKAFVSQRLVRTQDGKRRAAVEVLLGTSTISDLIKRNEFHSIKEIMEKSRGLGMQTFDQALFDLVVEGAIPEDEAIKNADSANNLRLKLKLYRENPATAASAPAAAAAAPVAAAPTPAPSRTEDAASWGLELKLEDLEEDGPEEPGPRL, from the coding sequence ATGGACCTCTCCGCGATGCTGAAAATCCTGGCCAGCCAGGATGGTTCCGACCTCTACCTGTCCACGGGCGCGCCGCCCTGCGCCAAGTTCAACGGCATGCTCCGGCCGCTTTCCGCCGAGCCGCTGAAGGCCGGCGACGTGGCCAGAATCGCCGAATCCATCATGGACGCCGAGCAGCGCGCCGAGTTCGACCGTGAGCTGGAGATGAACCTGGCCATCTCGCTGCCCAATATCGGGCGCTTCCGCATCAATATCTTCCGCCAGCGCAACGAGGTCTCCATCGTCGCGCGGAACATCAAGCTGGACATCCCGCGCTTCGAGGACCTGAAGCTGCCGGAAGTGCTGCTGAAGATGGTCATGGAAAAACGCGGCCTGGTGCTCTTCGTCGGCGGTACCGGTTCCGGCAAGTCCACCTCCCTGGCGGCGCTGATCGACTACCGCAATCGCAATGTGGGCGGTCACATCATCACCATCGAAGACCCGGTGGAGTATGTGCACCGGCACAAGAAGTCGATCATCAACCAGCGCGAGGTGGGGGTGGACACCCGCAGCTTCCACGCCGCGCTGAAGAACACCCTGCGCCAGGCGCCGGACGTGATCCTGATCGGCGAGATCCGCGACCGCGAGACCATGGAGCACGCCCTGGCCTTCGCCGACACCGGCCACCTGGCCATTTCCACCCTGCACGCCAACAACGCCAACCAGGCCCTGGACCGCATCATCAACTTCTTCCCCGAGGAGCGCCGGCCGCAGTTGCTCAACGATCTCGGCAACAACCTCAAGGCCTTCGTTTCCCAGCGCCTGGTGCGCACCCAGGACGGCAAGCGCCGGGCGGCGGTGGAAGTGCTGCTGGGCACCTCCACTATCAGCGACCTGATCAAGCGCAACGAATTCCACTCCATCAAGGAGATCATGGAGAAGTCCCGTGGCCTCGGCATGCAGACCTTCGATCAGGCGCTGTTCGACCTGGTGGTGGAGGGCGCCATTCCCGAAGACGAGGCGATCAAGAACGCCGACTCGGCCAACAACCTGCGCCTGAAGCTCAAGCTCTACCGCGAAAACCCGGCCACCGCCGCCTCGGCACCCGCCGCTGCCGCAGCGGCCCCCGTGGCCGCCGCCCCGACTCCGGCGCCCAGCCGCACCGAGGACGCCGCCAGCTGGGGCCTGGAGCTCAAGCTGGAAGACCTGGAGGAGGACGGCCCGGAAGAGCCGGGGCCGCGATTGTAG
- a CDS encoding peptidylprolyl isomerase, whose protein sequence is MAKALARHILVKTEAEAEQLKKRLDKGEDFAVLAKKHSICPSAKRGGDLGEVRPGQMVRVIDQVIFKKPVRVVHGPVKSQFGYHLVQVFFRE, encoded by the coding sequence ATGGCCAAGGCCCTCGCCCGCCATATCCTGGTCAAGACCGAGGCGGAAGCCGAGCAACTGAAGAAGCGCCTGGATAAAGGCGAAGACTTCGCGGTCCTGGCGAAGAAGCACTCCATCTGCCCTTCCGCCAAGCGTGGCGGCGACCTGGGCGAGGTGCGCCCCGGCCAGATGGTGCGGGTGATCGATCAGGTGATCTTCAAGAAGCCGGTGCGGGTCGTCCATGGCCCGGTGAAAAGCCAGTTCGGCTATCACCTGGTGCAGGTGTTCTTCCGGGAGTGA
- a CDS encoding ABC-F family ATPase — translation MISTANITMQFGPKPLFENVSVKFGNGNRYGLIGANGCGKSTFMKILGNDLDPSGGQVMLEPNVRLGKLRQDQFAYEEFSVIDTVIMGHAELWRVKAERDRIYSLPEMSEEDGMAVAELETEFAEMDGYTAESRAGELLLGLGIPLAQHFGPMSEVAPGWKLRVLLAQALFSDPDVLLLDEPTNHLDINTIRWLENILTARNSTMIIISHDRHFLNSVCTHMADLDYGELRLFPGNYDEYMTAATQSREQLLADNAKKKAQIAELQTFVSRFSANASKAKQATSRAKQIDKIQLAEVKPSSRVSPFIRFEQHKKLHRQAVTVEKLAKGFDGKQLFKGLDLQVEAGERVAIIGPNGIGKTTLLRTLVGEVTPDSGSVKWTESADLGYYAQDHAHDFEDDVTLFDWMGQWTQGGEQLVRGTLGRMLFSNDEILKSVKVISGGEQGRMLFGKLILKRPNVLVMDEPTNHLDMESIEALNLALENYPGTLIFVSHDREFVGSLATRIIELSETGVTDFSGTYDDYLRSQGVIV, via the coding sequence TTGATCTCCACCGCTAACATCACCATGCAGTTCGGCCCCAAGCCGCTGTTCGAGAACGTTTCCGTCAAGTTCGGCAACGGCAACCGCTACGGCCTGATCGGCGCCAACGGCTGCGGCAAGTCGACCTTCATGAAGATCCTCGGCAACGATCTGGATCCCTCGGGTGGCCAGGTGATGCTGGAGCCGAACGTACGCCTGGGCAAGCTGCGCCAGGACCAGTTCGCCTACGAAGAATTCAGCGTGATCGACACCGTGATCATGGGCCACGCGGAACTGTGGCGGGTCAAGGCCGAGCGTGACCGCATCTATTCGCTGCCGGAAATGAGCGAAGAAGACGGCATGGCCGTTGCCGAGCTGGAAACCGAGTTCGCCGAAATGGACGGCTACACCGCCGAATCCCGTGCCGGCGAGCTGCTGCTCGGCCTCGGCATTCCGCTGGCCCAGCACTTCGGCCCGATGAGCGAAGTCGCTCCCGGCTGGAAGCTGCGCGTGCTGCTGGCCCAGGCGCTGTTCTCGGATCCGGACGTGCTGCTGCTGGACGAACCGACCAACCACCTGGATATCAACACCATCCGCTGGCTGGAAAACATCCTCACGGCGCGTAACAGCACCATGATCATCATTTCCCACGATCGCCACTTCCTGAACAGCGTCTGCACCCACATGGCCGACCTGGACTACGGCGAACTGCGCCTGTTCCCGGGCAACTACGACGAATACATGACCGCCGCGACCCAGTCGCGCGAGCAACTGCTGGCCGACAACGCCAAGAAGAAGGCGCAGATCGCCGAGCTGCAGACCTTCGTCAGCCGCTTCTCCGCCAACGCCTCGAAAGCCAAGCAGGCCACCTCCCGCGCCAAGCAGATCGACAAGATCCAGCTGGCCGAGGTCAAGCCCTCCAGCCGCGTCAGCCCCTTCATTCGCTTCGAGCAGCACAAGAAGCTGCACCGCCAGGCGGTCACCGTGGAGAAACTGGCCAAGGGCTTCGACGGCAAGCAGCTGTTCAAGGGCCTGGACCTGCAGGTCGAGGCCGGCGAGCGCGTCGCCATCATCGGCCCCAACGGCATCGGCAAGACCACCCTGCTGCGCACCCTGGTCGGCGAAGTGACCCCGGACTCCGGCAGCGTGAAATGGACCGAAAGCGCGGACCTTGGCTACTACGCCCAGGACCACGCCCACGACTTCGAAGACGACGTCACCCTGTTCGACTGGATGGGCCAGTGGACCCAGGGCGGCGAGCAGCTGGTGCGCGGCACCCTCGGCCGCATGCTGTTCTCCAACGACGAGATCCTCAAGTCGGTGAAGGTGATCTCCGGTGGCGAGCAGGGCCGCATGCTGTTCGGCAAGCTGATCCTGAAGCGCCCCAACGTGCTGGTGATGGACGAACCCACCAACCACCTGGACATGGAATCCATCGAGGCACTCAACCTCGCCCTGGAGAACTACCCGGGCACGCTGATCTTCGTCAGCCATGACCGCGAGTTCGTCGGCTCCCTGGCCACCCGCATCATCGAGCTTTCGGAAACCGGCGTGACCGACTTCAGCGGCACCTACGACGACTACCTGCGCAGCCAGGGCGTGATCGTCTGA
- a CDS encoding FMN-dependent NADH-azoreductase: protein MKLLHLDSSILGDASASRQLSRAVVDAWQAAEPAAQVSYRDLAGDALSHLSALSLVAGGTPAELRDAAQKHEAELGETTLNEFLAADAIVIGAPMYNFTIPTQLKAWIDRIAVAGKTFHYTENGPEGLAGGKKVVIVSTAGGIHAGQASGQAHEDYLKLVLNFLGVTDIEIVRAEGLAYGEEPRANAFSAAKAQIGELFATA from the coding sequence ATGAAACTCCTGCACCTCGATTCCAGCATCCTCGGCGACGCCTCCGCCTCCCGCCAACTGAGCCGCGCCGTGGTCGACGCCTGGCAAGCCGCCGAGCCGGCCGCCCAGGTCAGCTACCGCGACCTGGCCGGTGACGCCCTGAGCCACCTGTCCGCCCTGTCCCTCGTGGCTGGCGGTACCCCGGCCGAGCTGCGCGACGCCGCGCAGAAGCACGAAGCCGAGCTGGGCGAGACCACCCTCAACGAGTTCCTCGCCGCCGACGCCATCGTCATCGGCGCGCCGATGTACAACTTCACCATCCCGACCCAGCTCAAGGCCTGGATCGATCGCATCGCGGTCGCCGGCAAGACCTTCCACTACACCGAGAACGGTCCGGAAGGCCTGGCGGGCGGCAAGAAAGTGGTGATCGTCTCCACCGCCGGTGGCATCCACGCCGGGCAGGCCAGCGGCCAGGCCCACGAGGACTACCTGAAACTGGTGCTGAACTTCCTCGGCGTGACCGATATCGAGATCGTCCGCGCCGAAGGCCTGGCCTACGGCGAAGAGCCCCGCGCCAATGCCTTCAGTGCCGCCAAGGCGCAGATCGGCGAGCTGTTCGCCACCGCCTGA
- a CDS encoding DUF1993 family protein, with amino-acid sequence MSLSMYEASIPVLARMLGNLSNILKKAEANAQARGIDPKVFIDSRLAPDMYPLARQVQVVSDMAKGCAARLAGVDVPSWADTESTFEELQARIAKTQAFLKGIDAAQLDGSEDRTVVLKMRSGDLSFRGRDYLLGFALPNFYFHLTAAYAILRHNGVDVGKMDFLGGV; translated from the coding sequence ATGTCCTTGTCCATGTACGAGGCGTCCATCCCGGTCCTGGCGCGCATGCTCGGCAACCTCTCCAACATCCTCAAGAAGGCCGAGGCCAACGCCCAGGCGCGAGGAATCGATCCCAAGGTATTCATTGATTCGCGCCTGGCGCCGGACATGTACCCCCTGGCTCGCCAGGTACAGGTGGTCAGCGATATGGCCAAGGGCTGCGCGGCGCGCCTGGCCGGTGTCGATGTGCCGAGCTGGGCCGATACCGAATCCACCTTCGAGGAGCTGCAGGCGCGAATCGCCAAGACCCAGGCCTTCCTCAAGGGCATCGACGCCGCCCAGCTCGACGGCAGCGAAGATCGCACCGTGGTATTGAAGATGCGCAGTGGCGACCTGAGCTTCCGCGGCCGAGACTACCTGCTCGGCTTCGCCCTGCCGAACTTCTATTTCCACCTCACGGCGGCCTACGCCATCCTCCGTCACAACGGCGTGGACGTGGGCAAGATGGATTTCCTGGGCGGCGTCTGA
- a CDS encoding dienelactone hydrolase family protein, whose protein sequence is MVRLSAILALMALLAPVAALSAPAVGMHWLALADPLVESQPLNAVAFYPAQGRPRSSEVDVYRVDAAQDAPLAAGRFPLVVISHGNNGSPFAHHDLATALAKAGFIVVAVLHTGDNYQDRSRAGTFSNLYGRPLQLSAAIDSVQSDPLLMAGLDSRRVGVIGYSAGGESALILAGAQPEPERLRAYCRQWPDDQDACGSGGALIPDRDDLSAFADPRVGAVMLMAPLALMFDRKGLEPVRVPVLIYSGDADRILQLEQNAAALAQQLPIPPDFRLLPGAGHFVFMAPCPEALEAVAPHVCEDADGVDRNAIHERLSVEAVRFFSRTLGGSQPDSAGGG, encoded by the coding sequence CTGGTTCGTCTTTCAGCCATCCTGGCCCTGATGGCGCTACTCGCGCCGGTGGCGGCCTTGAGCGCCCCGGCGGTGGGCATGCACTGGCTGGCGTTGGCCGATCCCCTGGTCGAGAGCCAGCCGCTGAACGCGGTGGCTTTCTACCCCGCACAGGGTCGGCCGCGCAGCAGCGAGGTCGACGTCTATCGCGTGGATGCGGCGCAGGACGCGCCCCTGGCCGCCGGGCGTTTCCCGCTGGTGGTGATTTCCCACGGCAACAATGGCTCGCCGTTCGCCCATCACGACCTGGCCACCGCCCTGGCGAAGGCCGGCTTCATCGTGGTGGCGGTGCTGCATACCGGCGACAACTACCAGGATCGGAGCCGTGCCGGCACCTTCAGCAACCTCTATGGCCGTCCGCTGCAATTGTCCGCCGCCATCGACTCCGTCCAGTCCGACCCCCTGTTGATGGCGGGGCTGGATAGCCGGCGGGTCGGCGTGATCGGCTACTCCGCGGGTGGCGAGTCCGCCTTGATCCTGGCCGGCGCCCAGCCCGAACCCGAGCGGCTGCGCGCCTACTGCCGCCAATGGCCGGACGATCAGGACGCCTGTGGCAGCGGCGGCGCGCTGATTCCCGACCGCGACGATCTCTCGGCCTTCGCCGATCCCCGGGTGGGCGCGGTGATGCTGATGGCGCCCCTGGCGCTGATGTTCGACCGCAAGGGGCTGGAGCCGGTGCGCGTGCCGGTGCTGATCTACAGCGGGGACGCTGACCGCATCCTGCAACTGGAGCAGAACGCCGCCGCCCTGGCGCAGCAGTTGCCCATTCCACCTGACTTCCGCCTGCTGCCGGGTGCGGGGCATTTCGTCTTCATGGCGCCCTGTCCCGAGGCACTGGAGGCCGTCGCGCCCCACGTCTGCGAGGATGCCGACGGCGTGGACCGGAACGCCATCCATGAACGGTTGAGCGTCGAGGCGGTGCGCTTCTTCAGTCGTACGCTGGGCGGCTCGCAGCCCGATTCCGCCGGTGGCGGGTGA
- a CDS encoding LysR substrate-binding domain-containing protein — translation MQDLNDLFYFAKVVEHGGFSAAGRILGVPKSRLSRRIAELETRLDARLLQRTTRKLALTDIGERFLRHCQAMLLEAEQAEETVASLTAEPRGRLRVSCPVELAHAVLKDLIIEFLQQYPQVQLDMFLTNRRVDLREEGVDVALRVREQGDEDPTLIARVLSPAQAFLVAAPGLLEGTSIRTPDDLQHLPALGGVEADRRIHHHLRDSDGNRREVVLEARLGIEDFDVRKHAVLAGLGFSMLPQMNCEAELRDGSLVRLLPEWTLPGGYLQAVYTHRRGMLPAVRAWIEHLAAAFQRHPQTII, via the coding sequence ATGCAGGATCTCAACGACCTCTTCTACTTCGCCAAGGTGGTGGAACACGGCGGCTTCTCGGCCGCCGGGCGCATCCTCGGCGTGCCGAAATCCCGGCTGTCGCGGCGCATCGCCGAGCTGGAGACCCGCCTCGATGCTCGCCTGCTGCAACGCACCACGCGCAAGCTGGCGCTGACCGATATCGGCGAGCGCTTCCTGCGCCATTGCCAGGCCATGCTGCTGGAAGCCGAGCAGGCGGAGGAAACCGTGGCCAGCCTGACCGCCGAGCCCAGGGGTCGGCTGCGGGTGTCCTGCCCGGTGGAGCTGGCCCACGCGGTCCTGAAGGACCTGATCATCGAGTTTCTCCAGCAGTATCCCCAGGTGCAGCTGGACATGTTCCTCACCAACCGCCGGGTGGACCTGCGCGAGGAAGGCGTGGACGTGGCCCTGCGGGTTCGCGAGCAGGGCGACGAGGACCCGACCCTGATCGCCCGCGTGCTGAGCCCGGCCCAGGCCTTCCTGGTGGCCGCCCCCGGCCTGCTGGAGGGCACCAGCATCCGCACCCCGGATGATCTCCAGCATCTGCCCGCCCTCGGCGGCGTGGAAGCGGATCGGCGCATCCACCACCACCTGCGCGATAGCGACGGCAACCGCCGCGAGGTGGTGCTGGAAGCACGCCTGGGCATCGAGGACTTCGATGTGCGCAAGCATGCGGTACTGGCGGGGCTGGGTTTCAGCATGCTGCCGCAAATGAACTGCGAGGCGGAGCTGCGCGACGGCAGCCTGGTGCGCCTGCTGCCGGAGTGGACCCTTCCAGGCGGCTACCTGCAGGCGGTCTACACCCACAGGCGTGGCATGCTGCCGGCGGTGCGGGCCTGGATCGAGCACCTGGCGGCGGCGTTTCAGCGCCACCCGCAGACCATCATCTGA
- a CDS encoding MFS transporter encodes MSTPQLSASSHTLQIISIVLFTFVSFLCVGLPIAVLPGYVHDGMGYGSVMAGIVISTQYLSTLLSRPMSGALADRQGPKRAVLYGLACCGLSGVLTLLSTSLAQSPMASLGLLLAGRVLLGIGQGLVGTGSIAWGVGLVGAENMARVISYNGIASYGAVAIGAPLGVVMVDRLGLWSIGGLIALLCAVALVLALPKRPAPIVHGERLPFSNVFMRIAPNGVALALGSIGFGTLATFVTLYYASRGWEGAAYCLTAFGVAFIGARLLFVNSIKRLGGYRVAIICLAVESLGLFLLWAAPTPTLALAGAALTGFGLSLVYPALGVEAVTRIPAASRSSALGAYAVFFDLALGIAGPLMGAIASGAGFAAIFLVAALMALAGMLLSLWLLRSETAT; translated from the coding sequence ATGAGCACGCCGCAGCTGTCCGCGTCCTCCCACACCCTGCAAATCATCTCCATCGTCTTGTTCACCTTTGTCAGCTTCCTCTGCGTCGGCCTGCCGATCGCCGTGCTGCCCGGCTACGTCCATGACGGTATGGGCTACGGCTCGGTCATGGCGGGGATCGTGATCAGTACCCAGTACCTCTCCACCCTGCTTTCCCGGCCCATGTCCGGCGCCCTGGCCGATCGCCAGGGGCCCAAGCGCGCGGTGCTCTACGGCCTGGCCTGCTGCGGCCTGTCCGGGGTGCTGACGCTGCTTTCCACGTCCCTGGCGCAGTCGCCCATGGCCAGCCTTGGCCTGCTGCTGGCCGGGCGCGTGCTGCTGGGCATCGGCCAGGGCCTGGTGGGCACGGGCTCGATCGCCTGGGGCGTGGGGCTGGTGGGCGCGGAGAACATGGCGCGGGTGATCTCCTACAACGGCATCGCCTCCTACGGCGCGGTGGCCATCGGTGCGCCGCTCGGCGTGGTGATGGTGGACCGCCTGGGCCTGTGGAGCATCGGCGGCCTGATCGCCCTGCTCTGCGCCGTCGCCCTGGTACTGGCCCTGCCCAAGCGCCCGGCCCCCATCGTCCATGGCGAACGACTGCCGTTCAGCAACGTGTTCATGCGCATCGCCCCCAACGGCGTGGCGCTGGCCCTGGGCTCCATCGGCTTCGGCACCCTGGCCACCTTCGTCACGCTCTATTACGCCAGCCGTGGCTGGGAAGGCGCGGCCTACTGCCTGACCGCCTTCGGCGTCGCCTTCATCGGTGCCCGGTTGCTGTTCGTGAACAGCATCAAGCGCCTGGGCGGCTACCGGGTGGCCATCATCTGCCTGGCGGTGGAAAGCCTCGGCCTGTTCCTGCTCTGGGCGGCGCCGACACCCACGCTGGCCCTGGCCGGCGCGGCCCTCACCGGCTTCGGCCTGTCGCTGGTCTACCCCGCCCTCGGCGTCGAGGCCGTGACGCGCATCCCGGCCGCCAGCCGCAGTTCTGCCCTGGGCGCCTACGCGGTATTCTTCGACCTGGCCCTGGGCATCGCCGGACCGCTGATGGGCGCCATCGCCAGTGGCGCGGGCTTTGCCGCCATCTTCCTGGTGGCGGCCCTGATGGCGTTGGCCGGCATGCTGCTGAGCCTCTGGCTACTGCGCAGCGAGACAGCAACCTGA
- a CDS encoding MmcQ/YjbR family DNA-binding protein, which produces MTPEQVASFCLQLPGAREDLKWGSNRVFSVAGNKMFAILDFLGDGLAFKVDRDLFLGYVDRPGIRPAPYLARAHWIDMQLPYPMGDAELRDLLTRSHQLVVARLPKIRQVGLLLD; this is translated from the coding sequence ATGACCCCCGAGCAAGTCGCCAGCTTCTGCCTGCAATTGCCCGGCGCCCGGGAAGACCTCAAGTGGGGCAGCAACCGGGTGTTCTCGGTGGCGGGCAACAAGATGTTCGCCATCCTCGATTTCCTCGGCGACGGCCTGGCGTTCAAGGTCGACCGCGACCTCTTCCTCGGTTACGTCGACCGCCCCGGCATCCGACCCGCGCCTTACCTCGCCCGCGCCCACTGGATCGACATGCAGCTCCCCTACCCCATGGGTGACGCGGAGCTGCGCGATCTGCTCACCCGCTCCCACCAACTGGTGGTGGCGCGCCTGCCGAAGATCCGCCAGGTGGGCCTGCTACTGGACTGA
- a CDS encoding DUF2834 domain-containing protein: MSIRTFARLALILFGGYTLYVMAISEQPLLEFGAQLMSRPDTAQVVLDLYLACALIGIWMYQDNRRQGRDLAYLLPFYLLTAVFASIGPLLYLALRKPKRDEA; this comes from the coding sequence ATGTCGATTCGCACCTTCGCCCGCCTCGCCCTCATCCTGTTCGGCGGTTACACCCTCTACGTCATGGCCATCAGCGAGCAACCGCTGCTGGAGTTCGGCGCCCAGCTGATGAGCCGGCCCGACACCGCCCAGGTGGTGCTGGACCTCTACCTGGCCTGCGCCCTGATCGGTATCTGGATGTACCAGGACAATCGCCGCCAGGGCCGTGACCTGGCCTACTTGCTACCCTTCTACCTGCTGACCGCAGTGTTCGCCTCCATCGGGCCGCTGCTCTATCTGGCCCTACGCAAACCCAAGCGCGACGAGGCTTGA